A genome region from Synchiropus splendidus isolate RoL2022-P1 chromosome 5, RoL_Sspl_1.0, whole genome shotgun sequence includes the following:
- the immp1l gene encoding mitochondrial inner membrane protease subunit 1 isoform X1 has product MFRNAIGKALGFVGYTIQYGCIAHCAFEYIGEFVVCSGPSMEPTIVNHDVVFSERMSRHLFKIQKGDIVIAQSPFDPTMNVCKRVIGLEGDKVCTNESSLFKTHTYVPKGHVWLEGDNLRNSTDSRSYGPIPYALIRGRVCLKLWPLDSFGSLADSPTSRIIKADSDSD; this is encoded by the exons ATGTTTCGCAATGCGATCGGAAAGGCCTTAGGCTTTGTCGGCTACACAATTCAGTATGGTTGCATCGCGCATTGTGCATTTGAGTACATTGGAGAGTTTGTTGTG TGTTCGGGTCCATCTATGGAACCCACCATCGTCAACCATGATGTTGTTTTCTCAGAGAGGATGAGTCGGCAtcttttcaaaatacaaaa AGGCGATATCGTAATTGCACAAAGTCCCTTCGACCCCACTATGAACGTGTGTAAGCGGGTTATCGGCTTGGAAGGTGACAAAGTCTGCACTAATGAGTCAAGTCTCTTCAAGACCCACACATAT GTTCCAAAAGGGCACGTATGGCTGGAAGGAGATAACCTCAGGAATTCCACTGACTCAAGGAGCTATGGCCCAATTCCGTACGCCCTAATCCGAGGGCGTGTTTGCTTAAAG CTCTGGCCTCTGGACAGTTTTGGGTCCCTCGCTGACAGCCCGACCAGTCGGATCATTAAAGCTGACAGTGACTCAgactga
- the immp1l gene encoding mitochondrial inner membrane protease subunit 1 isoform X2, giving the protein MFRNAIGKALGFVGYTIQYGCIAHCAFEYIGEFVVCSGPSMEPTIVNHDVVFSERMSRHLFKIQKGDIVIAQSPFDPTMNVCKRVIGLEGDKVCTNESSLFKTHTYVPKGHVWLEGDNLRNSTDSRSYGPIPYALIRGRVCLKMTAQRWVSSSC; this is encoded by the exons ATGTTTCGCAATGCGATCGGAAAGGCCTTAGGCTTTGTCGGCTACACAATTCAGTATGGTTGCATCGCGCATTGTGCATTTGAGTACATTGGAGAGTTTGTTGTG TGTTCGGGTCCATCTATGGAACCCACCATCGTCAACCATGATGTTGTTTTCTCAGAGAGGATGAGTCGGCAtcttttcaaaatacaaaa AGGCGATATCGTAATTGCACAAAGTCCCTTCGACCCCACTATGAACGTGTGTAAGCGGGTTATCGGCTTGGAAGGTGACAAAGTCTGCACTAATGAGTCAAGTCTCTTCAAGACCCACACATAT GTTCCAAAAGGGCACGTATGGCTGGAAGGAGATAACCTCAGGAATTCCACTGACTCAAGGAGCTATGGCCCAATTCCGTACGCCCTAATCCGAGGGCGTGTTTGCTTAAAG ATGACGGCGCAGAGGTGGGTATCATCCTCATGCTGA